Proteins from a genomic interval of Streptomyces sp. NBC_01445:
- the hpnH gene encoding adenosyl-hopene transferase HpnH, whose amino-acid sequence MAMPLRQSIKVATYLIEQKVRKRDKFPLIVELEPLYACNLKCEGCGKIQHPAGVLKQRMPVAQAVGAVLESGAPMVSIAGGEPLMHPHIDEIVRQLVAKKKYVFLCTNALLMRKKMDKFTPSPYFAFTVHIDGMRERHDESVAKEGVFDEAVEAIKEAKKRGFRVTTNSTFFNTDTPQNIIEVLNYLNDDLEVDEMMLSPAYAYEKAPDQEHFLGVEQTRELFKKAFAGGNRRRWRLNHSPLFLDFLEGKVDFPCTAWAIPNYSLFGWQKPCYLMADGYVTTYKDLIEKTDWDAYGRGKDERCNNCMAHCGYEPTAVLATMGSLKESIRAARETVSGNRG is encoded by the coding sequence ATGGCCATGCCGCTTCGTCAGTCCATCAAGGTCGCGACGTACCTCATTGAACAGAAGGTTCGCAAGCGCGACAAGTTCCCGCTCATTGTCGAACTGGAGCCGCTGTACGCCTGCAACCTCAAGTGCGAGGGCTGCGGAAAGATCCAGCACCCCGCCGGAGTGCTCAAGCAGCGGATGCCCGTGGCGCAGGCCGTGGGCGCCGTGTTGGAGTCCGGCGCGCCGATGGTGTCCATCGCCGGCGGCGAGCCGCTGATGCACCCGCATATCGACGAGATCGTCCGGCAGCTGGTGGCGAAGAAGAAGTACGTCTTCCTCTGCACGAACGCGCTGCTCATGCGCAAGAAGATGGACAAGTTCACGCCCTCGCCGTACTTCGCCTTCACGGTGCACATCGACGGGATGCGCGAGCGTCACGACGAGTCCGTCGCCAAGGAAGGCGTCTTCGACGAGGCGGTGGAGGCGATCAAGGAGGCCAAGAAGCGAGGCTTCCGCGTCACCACGAACTCCACCTTCTTCAACACGGACACCCCGCAGAACATCATCGAGGTCCTGAACTACCTCAACGACGACCTCGAGGTCGACGAGATGATGCTCTCGCCCGCCTATGCCTACGAGAAGGCGCCCGACCAGGAGCACTTCCTGGGCGTCGAGCAGACCCGGGAACTCTTCAAGAAGGCCTTCGCGGGCGGCAACAGGCGCCGCTGGCGCCTCAACCACTCGCCGCTGTTCCTCGACTTCCTCGAGGGCAAGGTCGACTTCCCGTGCACGGCGTGGGCGATCCCGAACTACTCGCTCTTCGGCTGGCAGAAGCCCTGCTACCTGATGGCGGACGGGTACGTGACCACGTACAAGGACCTCATCGAGAAGACCGACTGGGACGCCTACGGGCGTGGCAAGGACGAGCGCTGCAACAACTGCATGGCGCACTGCGGCTACGAGCCGACGGCCGTCCTCGCCACGATGGGCTCGCTCAAGGAGTCCATCCGCGCCGCCCGCGAGACCGTCTCCGGAAACCGCGGGTGA
- a CDS encoding DUF6380 family protein encodes MSASDRAVRTDGKRRATLHADAASMTSAACRASFNHRAHTDGAAEGEGA; translated from the coding sequence ATGAGCGCGTCCGACAGAGCGGTCCGCACCGACGGGAAACGGCGGGCAACCCTCCACGCCGACGCGGCGTCCATGACTTCAGCGGCCTGCCGTGCGTCTTTCAACCATCGCGCGCACACTGACGGAGCGGCCGAAGGGGAGGGCGCATGA
- the ispG gene encoding flavodoxin-dependent (E)-4-hydroxy-3-methylbut-2-enyl-diphosphate synthase — MTSGEPVSLGLPSLPVRPIADRRTSRQIHVGPVAVGGGAPVSVQSMTTTRTSDIGATLQQIAELTASGCQIVRVACPTQDDADALATIARKSQIPVIADIHFQPKYVFAAIEAGCAAVRVNPGNIKQFDDKVKEIAQAAKDHGTPIRIGVNAGSLDARLLKKYGKATPEALVESALWEASLFEEHGFRDIKISVKHNDPVVMVNAYRQLAAASDYPLHLGVTEAGPAFQGTIKSAVAFGALLSEGIGDTIRVSLSAPPVEEIKVGIQILESLGLRERRLEIVSCPSCGRAQVDVYKLADEVSAGLDGMEVPLRVAVMGCVVNGPGEAREADLGVASGNGKGQIFVKGEVIKTVPESKIVETLIEEAMKIAEQMTDAGVASGAPDVTVS, encoded by the coding sequence ATGACCTCGGGAGAGCCCGTCTCACTGGGGCTCCCTTCGCTGCCGGTCCGACCGATCGCCGACCGCAGAACGAGTCGGCAGATCCACGTCGGGCCGGTGGCAGTGGGGGGCGGAGCGCCGGTGTCCGTGCAGTCGATGACGACGACACGGACCTCGGACATCGGGGCCACGCTGCAGCAGATCGCCGAACTGACGGCGTCCGGCTGCCAGATCGTGCGGGTGGCGTGCCCCACGCAGGACGACGCCGACGCGCTCGCGACCATCGCGAGGAAGTCGCAGATCCCCGTCATCGCGGACATCCACTTCCAGCCGAAGTACGTCTTCGCCGCCATCGAGGCGGGCTGCGCGGCGGTCCGGGTGAACCCGGGCAACATCAAGCAGTTCGACGACAAGGTCAAGGAGATCGCGCAGGCGGCCAAGGACCACGGCACCCCCATCCGTATCGGGGTCAACGCAGGTTCCCTGGACGCCCGGCTGCTGAAGAAGTACGGGAAGGCGACGCCCGAGGCGCTCGTCGAGTCGGCGCTGTGGGAGGCGTCCCTCTTCGAGGAGCACGGGTTCCGCGACATCAAGATCTCGGTCAAGCACAACGACCCCGTGGTGATGGTGAACGCCTACCGGCAGCTCGCCGCTGCCAGTGACTATCCGCTGCATCTGGGTGTGACCGAGGCGGGCCCGGCGTTCCAGGGCACCATCAAGTCCGCCGTCGCGTTCGGCGCGTTGCTGAGTGAGGGGATCGGCGACACGATCCGCGTCTCGCTGTCCGCGCCGCCGGTCGAGGAGATCAAGGTCGGCATCCAGATCCTGGAGTCGCTGGGGCTGCGTGAGCGGCGCCTGGAGATCGTGTCGTGCCCGTCGTGCGGGCGGGCGCAGGTCGACGTCTACAAGCTGGCCGACGAGGTCTCCGCGGGCCTCGACGGGATGGAGGTGCCCCTTCGGGTCGCCGTCATGGGGTGTGTGGTGAACGGTCCCGGCGAGGCGCGCGAGGCGGATCTCGGCGTCGCGTCGGGCAACGGCAAGGGCCAGATCTTCGTGAAGGGCGAGGTCATCAAGACCGTCCCCG
- the hpnC gene encoding squalene synthase HpnC, with amino-acid sequence MTGSSGAPAGSPAGATLDKAADENFPVAPFFLPRDWRDDLMAVYGFARLVDDIGDGDLAPGGADARLLGVSPERADDDRLALLDAFEADLHRVFDSTPRHPLLRALQPTVHRRGLTPEPFLGLIQANRQDQLVTRYETYDDLLAYCELSANPVGRLVLAITGTATPERIRLSDSVCTGLQIVEHLQDVGEDLRQGRIYLPAEDMKQFHVQESDLAAPTAGASVRALVAFEAERALGLLNEGTPLVGSVHGRLKLLLAGFVAGGKAAVTAIAAVSYDVLPGPPKPTKLRLLREVGATLRGEG; translated from the coding sequence GTGACGGGATCATCGGGAGCGCCCGCCGGGTCCCCGGCCGGGGCGACACTCGACAAGGCCGCCGACGAGAATTTTCCGGTGGCCCCTTTCTTCCTGCCCCGGGACTGGCGCGACGACCTCATGGCGGTCTACGGCTTCGCCCGCCTCGTCGACGACATCGGTGACGGCGACCTCGCTCCCGGCGGCGCCGACGCCCGCCTCCTGGGCGTGTCACCCGAACGGGCCGATGACGACCGACTGGCTTTGCTCGACGCCTTCGAGGCTGACCTTCACCGGGTGTTCGATTCCACCCCCCGTCATCCCCTTCTGCGCGCCCTGCAGCCCACCGTGCACCGCCGCGGCCTCACCCCCGAACCCTTCCTCGGCCTCATCCAGGCCAACCGCCAGGACCAGCTGGTCACGCGCTACGAGACGTACGACGACCTGCTGGCCTACTGCGAGCTCTCCGCCAACCCGGTCGGCCGCCTCGTCCTCGCGATCACCGGCACGGCGACCCCCGAGCGCATCCGCCTCTCGGATTCCGTGTGCACCGGCCTGCAGATCGTCGAACACCTTCAGGACGTCGGCGAGGACCTACGGCAGGGGCGGATCTATCTGCCCGCCGAAGACATGAAACAGTTCCACGTCCAGGAGTCCGATCTCGCCGCACCCACGGCGGGCGCATCGGTGCGCGCCCTGGTCGCGTTCGAGGCCGAACGCGCCCTCGGTCTCCTGAATGAAGGCACCCCCCTCGTGGGTAGCGTCCACGGCAGGCTGAAGCTGCTGCTTGCCGGGTTCGTGGCAGGGGGGAAGGCGGCGGTCACCGCGATCGCCGCCGTTTCGTACGACGTACTTCCTGGACCGCCCAAGCCCACCAAGCTCCGGTTGCTGCGTGAGGTGGGAGCGACTCTGCGAGGAGAGGGGTGA
- a CDS encoding phosphorylase family protein, whose product MTGSPAAPRPPDAAPLLVACALGIEYFALRTGARTGAPAHVTVLRTGMGPRAAERSVAKALEDPVLHDAAVVATGFCAGLAPGMHPGDLVVAEETRDPYGPTPCTGTELLVKELVRAVPGRTVHTGPLTGSDHVVRGHERGDLLATGAIAVDMESAATLRTAAARGPRPVAAVRVVVDAPEHELVRISTVRGGISAFRVLRAVLPAFFEWHRSLLLPRR is encoded by the coding sequence ATGACCGGATCACCGGCGGCCCCGCGCCCGCCGGACGCCGCCCCGCTGCTGGTCGCCTGCGCGCTCGGCATCGAGTACTTCGCCCTGCGCACCGGCGCCCGCACCGGAGCACCGGCCCACGTCACCGTGCTGCGCACCGGCATGGGACCCAGGGCGGCCGAGCGGTCCGTGGCCAAGGCCCTCGAGGACCCCGTCCTGCACGACGCGGCCGTCGTCGCGACCGGCTTCTGCGCCGGCCTCGCCCCCGGCATGCACCCGGGCGACCTGGTCGTCGCCGAGGAGACCCGCGACCCGTACGGCCCCACGCCGTGCACCGGCACGGAACTTCTCGTCAAGGAGCTGGTCAGGGCGGTACCGGGACGGACCGTGCACACCGGCCCGCTCACCGGCTCCGACCATGTCGTGCGCGGCCACGAGCGCGGCGACCTGCTCGCCACGGGCGCGATCGCCGTGGACATGGAGTCGGCGGCCACGCTGCGCACGGCGGCCGCGCGGGGCCCGCGCCCGGTTGCGGCCGTACGGGTGGTCGTGGACGCTCCAGAACATGAACTCGTCCGTATCAGCACGGTGCGCGGTGGAATATCGGCTTTCCGCGTTCTTCGTGCCGTGCTTCCCGCATTTTTCGAATGGCACCGTTCTTTGCTGCTCCCCCGGAGGTGA
- the hpnE gene encoding hydroxysqualene dehydroxylase HpnE — protein sequence MSDGNMRPDGPGANTAGGTGRQTAVVVGGGLAGSTAALALADAGLDVTLLEGRPRLGGLAFSFKRGDLTIDNGQHVYLRCCTAYRWFLDRIDGTALSPLQERLDVPVLDADRNRLGRLRRTALPVPLHLAASLATYPHLSLAERANVGRAALALKGLDLGDPALDERDFGSWLAEHGQSRRAIEALWDLVGVATLNAVAGESSLGLAAMVFKTGLLSEPGAADIGWARVPLGDLHDTLARKALDSAGVRTELRARVTSISRTENGRWSVEVLGERITADTVVLAVPQRETYDLLPDGALDDAERLLAIGTAPILNLHVVYDRKVLKRPFFTALGSPVQWVFDRTEASGLTEGQYLAVSQSAAQDEIDEPVAVLRERYLPEFERLLPAARGAKVLDFFVTRERTATFAPAPGVGALRPTARTNAPGLYLAGAWTATGWPATMESAVRSGVSAADAALAALDRPRGHLFREAA from the coding sequence ATGAGCGACGGGAACATGCGGCCCGACGGGCCGGGAGCGAACACCGCCGGCGGCACCGGACGGCAGACCGCGGTCGTGGTCGGCGGAGGTCTCGCCGGGTCCACGGCCGCCCTCGCGCTCGCCGACGCGGGCCTCGACGTCACCCTGCTCGAAGGACGCCCGAGGCTGGGCGGCCTCGCGTTCTCCTTCAAGCGCGGTGACCTCACCATCGACAACGGCCAGCATGTGTACCTGCGCTGCTGCACCGCCTACCGCTGGTTCCTCGACCGCATCGACGGCACGGCCCTGTCGCCCCTGCAGGAACGTCTCGACGTACCCGTACTCGACGCCGACAGGAACCGGCTCGGCAGACTGCGCCGCACCGCGCTGCCCGTGCCGCTGCATCTCGCCGCGAGCCTCGCCACGTATCCGCATCTCTCGCTCGCCGAGCGCGCCAACGTAGGGCGTGCCGCGCTCGCCCTCAAGGGGCTCGACCTGGGCGATCCGGCCCTGGACGAACGGGACTTCGGCAGCTGGCTGGCCGAGCACGGCCAGTCGCGCCGCGCCATCGAGGCCCTCTGGGACCTGGTGGGCGTCGCCACCCTGAATGCCGTCGCCGGCGAGTCCTCGCTCGGGCTCGCCGCCATGGTGTTCAAGACGGGGCTGCTGTCCGAACCGGGCGCGGCCGACATCGGCTGGGCGCGCGTCCCCCTCGGTGACCTCCACGACACTCTCGCCCGCAAGGCGCTCGACTCCGCGGGCGTACGCACCGAACTCCGTGCACGCGTCACCTCCATCTCCCGTACCGAGAACGGACGTTGGAGCGTGGAGGTTCTCGGCGAGCGGATCACGGCGGACACCGTCGTCCTCGCCGTGCCCCAGCGCGAGACGTACGACCTGCTGCCCGACGGCGCGCTCGACGACGCCGAGCGGCTGCTCGCCATCGGGACCGCGCCGATCCTCAACCTGCACGTCGTCTACGACCGCAAGGTCCTCAAGCGGCCCTTCTTCACTGCGCTCGGCTCGCCCGTGCAGTGGGTCTTCGACCGCACGGAAGCCTCCGGACTCACCGAGGGGCAGTACCTCGCCGTGTCCCAGTCCGCCGCGCAGGACGAGATCGACGAGCCCGTCGCCGTGCTCCGCGAGCGCTACCTGCCCGAGTTCGAGCGGCTGCTGCCCGCCGCCCGGGGCGCGAAGGTACTCGACTTCTTCGTCACCCGGGAGCGCACGGCGACCTTCGCGCCGGCCCCCGGCGTCGGCGCGCTGCGGCCCACGGCCCGCACCAACGCCCCCGGCCTGTACCTGGCCGGCGCGTGGACCGCCACCGGGTGGCCCGCGACCATGGAAAGCGCGGTACGCAGCGGTGTCAGCGCCGCCGATGCCGCTCTCGCCGCACTCGACCGCCCACGCGGTCATCTGTTCCGGGAGGCGGCATGA
- a CDS encoding ABC transporter ATP-binding protein, whose amino-acid sequence MADEDILGKNAGKGHIPTVIADGLHIVYRVNGAKTGKGSATSALSRIVKRGEERGVRKVHAVKGVTFTAYRGEAIGLIGSNGSGKSTLLRAIAGLLPAEKGKVFTDGQPSLLGVNAALMNDLTGERNVILGGLAMGMSREQIRERYQEIVDFSGINEKGDFITLPMRTYSSGMAARLRFSIAAAKDHDVLMIDEALATGDRKFQKRSEARIRELRKEAGTVFLVSHNNKSIRDTCDRVLWLERGELRMDGPTAEVLKEYEKFTGK is encoded by the coding sequence GTGGCTGACGAAGACATCCTGGGCAAGAACGCAGGCAAGGGACACATCCCGACCGTCATCGCGGACGGGCTGCACATCGTGTACCGCGTCAACGGCGCCAAGACGGGCAAGGGCAGCGCGACCTCCGCGTTGAGCCGCATCGTCAAGCGCGGCGAGGAGCGCGGCGTCCGCAAGGTGCACGCCGTCAAGGGCGTCACCTTCACCGCGTACCGCGGCGAGGCCATCGGCCTGATCGGCTCGAACGGGTCCGGCAAGTCGACCCTGCTGCGTGCCATCGCCGGGCTCCTGCCGGCGGAGAAGGGCAAGGTCTTCACCGACGGCCAGCCCTCGCTCCTCGGTGTGAACGCGGCGCTCATGAACGACCTGACGGGCGAGCGGAACGTCATACTCGGCGGGCTCGCGATGGGTATGTCCCGCGAGCAGATCCGGGAGCGCTACCAGGAGATCGTCGACTTCTCGGGCATCAACGAGAAGGGCGACTTCATCACGCTCCCGATGCGCACCTACTCCTCCGGTATGGCGGCGCGGCTGCGCTTCTCCATCGCGGCCGCGAAGGACCACGACGTCCTCATGATCGACGAGGCCCTGGCCACGGGTGACCGCAAGTTCCAGAAGCGCTCCGAGGCCCGCATCCGGGAGCTGCGCAAGGAGGCCGGCACGGTCTTCCTCGTCAGTCACAACAACAAGTCGATCCGCGACACCTGCGACCGTGTGCTCTGGCTGGAGCGCGGCGAGCTGCGTATGGACGGACCGACAGCTGAGGTACTCAAGGAGTACGAGAAGTTCACGGGCAAGTAG
- the hpnD gene encoding presqualene diphosphate synthase HpnD: protein MSRTVESDQHVSAAVLAAYSYCETVTGQQARNFAYGIRLLPTAKRRAMSAVYAFSRRVDDIGDGGLPPDVKADRLDETRALLARVRDGDVAEDDTDPVGVALAHAAHRFPIPLGGLDELIDGVLMDLRGETYETWDDLKVYCRCVAGAIGRVSLGIFGTEPGARGAERASEYADTLGLALQLTNILRDVREDAADGRTYLPADDLAKFGCSAGFDAPTPPAGSDFAGLVHFEVRRARALFAEGYRLLPLLDRRSGACVAAMAGIYRRLLDRIEREPEAVLRGRVSLPGREKAYVAVRGLSGLDARSVSRQSLRRRV, encoded by the coding sequence GTGAGCCGGACCGTGGAGTCAGACCAGCACGTGTCGGCAGCGGTACTCGCCGCATACAGCTACTGCGAGACCGTGACCGGACAGCAGGCGCGCAACTTCGCCTACGGCATCAGGCTGCTGCCGACGGCCAAGCGGCGGGCCATGTCGGCGGTGTACGCGTTCTCGCGCCGTGTCGACGACATCGGCGACGGAGGGCTGCCGCCGGACGTCAAGGCCGACCGGCTCGACGAGACCCGGGCGCTGCTCGCCCGGGTCCGTGACGGCGATGTGGCGGAGGACGACACCGACCCGGTGGGCGTGGCCCTCGCGCATGCCGCGCACCGGTTCCCGATCCCGCTCGGCGGCCTCGACGAGCTCATCGACGGTGTCCTGATGGACCTGCGCGGCGAGACGTACGAGACCTGGGACGACCTCAAGGTCTACTGCCGCTGCGTCGCCGGCGCCATCGGCCGGGTCTCGCTCGGCATCTTCGGCACCGAGCCGGGCGCGCGCGGCGCCGAGCGCGCCTCCGAGTACGCGGACACGCTCGGGCTCGCGCTCCAGCTCACGAACATCCTGCGCGACGTGCGGGAGGACGCGGCGGACGGGCGCACCTACCTGCCGGCCGACGACCTCGCCAAGTTCGGCTGCTCGGCCGGCTTCGACGCCCCGACGCCCCCGGCGGGCTCGGACTTCGCGGGCCTCGTGCACTTCGAGGTGCGCCGCGCCCGCGCCCTGTTCGCCGAGGGATACCGGCTGCTTCCGCTTCTCGACCGGCGCAGCGGCGCCTGCGTCGCCGCCATGGCCGGCATCTACCGGCGCCTGCTCGACCGCATCGAACGCGAGCCCGAGGCCGTCCTGCGCGGCCGCGTCTCGCTCCCCGGGCGCGAGAAGGCCTACGTCGCCGTGCGCGGCCTGTCCGGACTCGACGCCCGCAGCGTCTCCCGGCAGTCCCTCAGGAGGCGTGTCTGA
- a CDS encoding polyprenyl synthetase family protein, with protein sequence MKLDLQGADHPAPGDATKGDPVPAVPSAEPAADAVDVTALLERGRTLATPVLRAAVDRLAHPMDTVAAYHFGWIDAQGNPSEGDGGKAVRPALAVLSAQVPGAAPEVGVPGAVAVELVHNFSLLHDDLMDGDEQRRHRDTVWKVHGPAQAILVGDALFALANEVLLELGTVEAGRATRRLTSASRALIDGQAQDISYEHRERVTVEECLEMEGNKTGALLACASSIGAVLGGADDRTADQLEKYGYHLGLAFQAVDDLLGIWGDPEATGKQTWSDLRQRKKSLPVVAALAAGGPASERLGELLAADAKSSDFDTFSEEEFAARAALIEEAGGRDWTAEEARRQYAVAIEALDSVQMQDQVRAQFVALADFVVVRKR encoded by the coding sequence ATGAAGCTCGATCTCCAGGGGGCGGACCATCCGGCCCCCGGCGACGCAACAAAAGGAGACCCTGTGCCCGCTGTGCCCTCGGCCGAACCGGCTGCCGACGCGGTGGACGTGACCGCGCTGCTCGAGCGCGGCCGGACCCTGGCCACCCCGGTGCTGCGGGCCGCCGTGGACCGCCTCGCACACCCGATGGACACCGTCGCCGCCTACCACTTCGGCTGGATCGACGCGCAGGGCAATCCATCCGAGGGCGACGGCGGCAAGGCCGTACGCCCCGCGCTCGCCGTGCTGTCCGCCCAGGTCCCGGGCGCGGCACCCGAGGTGGGTGTGCCCGGCGCGGTCGCCGTCGAGCTGGTGCACAACTTCTCGCTCCTGCACGACGACCTGATGGACGGCGACGAACAGCGCCGCCACCGGGACACCGTCTGGAAGGTGCACGGCCCGGCGCAGGCCATCCTCGTCGGCGACGCGCTCTTCGCCCTCGCCAACGAGGTGCTCCTCGAACTCGGCACCGTCGAGGCCGGCCGTGCCACGCGTCGCCTGACCTCCGCCTCGCGCGCCCTCATCGACGGGCAGGCGCAGGACATCAGCTACGAGCACCGCGAGCGGGTCACCGTCGAGGAGTGCCTGGAGATGGAGGGCAACAAGACCGGCGCCCTGCTGGCCTGCGCCTCCTCCATCGGCGCCGTGCTCGGCGGCGCCGACGACCGGACCGCGGACCAGCTGGAGAAGTACGGCTACCACCTCGGTCTCGCCTTCCAGGCCGTCGACGACCTGCTCGGGATCTGGGGCGACCCGGAGGCCACCGGCAAGCAGACCTGGAGCGATCTGCGCCAGCGCAAGAAGTCACTGCCCGTCGTCGCCGCGCTCGCCGCGGGCGGCCCCGCGTCCGAGCGGCTCGGTGAACTCCTCGCCGCCGACGCCAAGAGCAGCGACTTCGACACCTTCTCCGAGGAGGAGTTCGCGGCCCGCGCCGCCCTCATCGAGGAGGCCGGCGGCCGCGACTGGACCGCCGAGGAGGCGCGCCGGCAGTACGCCGTCGCCATCGAGGCCCTGGACTCCGTCCAGATGCAGGATCAGGTACGGGCGCAGTTCGTCGCGCTCGCGGACTTCGTCGTCGTACGAAAGAGATGA
- the shc gene encoding squalene--hopene cyclase, which produces MTATTDGSSGAAAPGATSATTAQLTDTSPGAAGTHDAATRSVQRATDFLLARQDAQGWWKGDLDTNVTMDAEDLLLRQFLGIGDEATTRAAGLFIRGEQRDDGTWATFHGGPGELSTTIEAYVALRLAGDAPDEPHMAKASAWIRERGGIAASRVFTRIWLALFGWWKWDDLPELPPELLYFPKWMPLNIYDFGCWARQTIVPLTVVSAKRPVRPAPFPLDELHTDARNPNPAKPLAPVASWDGAFERLDKAMHLYRKVAPRRLRKAAMNSAARWIIERQENDGCWGGIQPPAVYSVIALHLLGYDLEHPVMKAGLESLDRFAVWREDGARMIEACQSPVWDTCLAVIALADAGLPADHPRLVKAADWMLREQIDRPGDWSVRRPQLASGGWAFEFHNDNYPDIDDTAEVVLALRRVRHPDRTRMEKAIERGVRWNLGMQSKNGAWAAFDVDNTSPFPNRLPFCDFGEVIDPPSADVTGHVVEMLAVEGMSHDPRTRRGIEWLLAEQEPNGAWFGRWGVNYVYGTGSVLPALTAAGLPPSHPAVRRAVAWLESVQNDDGGWGEDLRSYRYEDWKGHGVSTASQTGWALMALLSAGERDSKAVERGVAWLTETQLEDGTWDEPYFTGTGFPWDFSINYHLYRHVFPLTALGRYVHGEPFADQAALTGKGS; this is translated from the coding sequence ATGACAGCGACGACCGACGGAAGCAGCGGAGCGGCAGCTCCCGGCGCGACCTCGGCCACCACTGCCCAATTGACCGACACGAGCCCCGGGGCGGCCGGGACGCACGACGCCGCCACCCGTTCCGTCCAGCGCGCCACGGACTTCCTGCTCGCCCGGCAGGACGCACAGGGCTGGTGGAAGGGGGACCTCGACACGAACGTCACGATGGACGCCGAGGACCTGCTGCTGCGCCAGTTCCTCGGGATCGGGGACGAGGCGACCACCCGCGCCGCCGGGCTCTTCATCCGAGGTGAACAGCGCGACGACGGCACCTGGGCCACGTTCCACGGCGGCCCGGGCGAACTCTCCACCACCATCGAGGCGTACGTGGCCCTGCGCCTGGCCGGGGACGCCCCCGACGAGCCGCACATGGCGAAGGCCTCCGCCTGGATCCGGGAGCGGGGCGGGATCGCCGCGAGCCGCGTCTTCACCCGCATCTGGCTGGCCCTGTTCGGCTGGTGGAAGTGGGACGACCTGCCCGAACTGCCCCCGGAACTCCTCTACTTCCCGAAGTGGATGCCGCTCAACATCTACGACTTCGGCTGCTGGGCCCGCCAGACCATCGTGCCGCTCACGGTCGTCTCCGCGAAGCGCCCGGTACGGCCCGCGCCCTTCCCGCTCGACGAGCTCCACACCGACGCGCGGAACCCCAACCCGGCCAAGCCCCTTGCCCCCGTGGCGAGTTGGGACGGCGCCTTCGAGCGGCTCGACAAGGCGATGCACCTGTACCGCAAGGTCGCGCCGCGCAGGCTGCGCAAGGCGGCCATGAACTCGGCCGCCCGCTGGATCATCGAGCGCCAGGAGAACGACGGCTGCTGGGGCGGCATCCAGCCCCCGGCGGTGTACTCCGTCATCGCCCTCCACCTCCTCGGCTACGACCTCGAACACCCCGTGATGAAGGCGGGGTTGGAGTCCCTCGACCGGTTCGCCGTGTGGCGCGAGGACGGGGCCCGGATGATCGAGGCCTGCCAGTCGCCCGTGTGGGACACCTGTCTCGCCGTCATCGCCCTCGCCGACGCCGGCCTGCCCGCCGACCACCCCCGGCTCGTCAAGGCCGCCGACTGGATGCTCCGGGAGCAGATCGACCGGCCCGGCGACTGGTCCGTCCGCAGGCCCCAACTAGCGTCCGGCGGCTGGGCGTTCGAGTTCCACAACGACAACTACCCCGACATCGACGACACCGCCGAGGTCGTCCTCGCGCTGCGCCGCGTCCGGCACCCGGACCGGACGCGCATGGAGAAGGCCATCGAGCGGGGGGTGCGCTGGAACCTCGGCATGCAGTCGAAGAACGGCGCCTGGGCCGCCTTCGACGTCGACAACACCAGCCCGTTCCCGAACCGGCTGCCGTTCTGCGACTTCGGCGAGGTCATCGACCCCCCGTCCGCGGACGTCACCGGGCACGTGGTGGAGATGCTCGCCGTCGAGGGCATGTCGCACGACCCGCGCACCCGGCGCGGCATCGAGTGGCTGCTCGCCGAACAGGAGCCGAACGGAGCCTGGTTCGGCCGCTGGGGCGTCAACTACGTATACGGGACAGGGTCGGTGCTGCCCGCCTTGACCGCCGCCGGGCTGCCCCCCTCACACCCCGCCGTCCGCCGCGCCGTCGCCTGGCTCGAATCTGTCCAGAACGACGACGGCGGCTGGGGCGAGGACCTGCGCTCCTACCGCTACGAGGACTGGAAGGGCCACGGCGTCTCGACCGCCTCGCAGACCGGCTGGGCGCTGATGGCGCTCCTGTCGGCGGGGGAGCGGGACTCCAAGGCCGTCGAGCGAGGAGTCGCCTGGCTGACCGAGACCCAGCTGGAGGACGGCACCTGGGACGAGCCGTACTTCACCGGCACCGGCTTCCCATGGGACTTCTCGATCAACTACCACCTCTACCGCCACGTCTTCCCGCTCACGGCACTCGGCCGGTATGTCCACGGGGAGCCGTTCGCCGATCAGGCGGCCTTGACGGGCAAGGGGAGCTGA